GTGTCGCTAAATTAAATTTAGCGACACTTTCATATATTACACTTTAATTAAAATCTTATTTTTCAGTTTCTTTAGCTGCTGGAAGAATTACTTCAACCTCAGAGTGTGGACGTGGTATAACGTGAACTGATATTAATTCTCCAACACGTTGTGCAGCTGCAGCACCAGCATCTGTAGCAGCTTTAACAGCTCCAACATCTCCTCTAACCATAACAGTTACAAGACCGCCTCCAACTTGCTCTTTACCTATTAAATATACATTTGCTGCCTTAACCATAGCATCTGATGCCTCTATTGCTGCTACTAATCCTTTAGTTTCTATCATTCCTAATGCATCATATTTCATTTTAAAATCCTCCTAAGTATATTTTTATTTATTTTAATTTTAATTGTAAACATTGATTTTTATAATTTTTTATTTTACTATTGTTATTTTTGATTTTGGGTTAATACCCATAGCATTAGCTTCTTCAATATCAAGATGGCATTCAAGTTTTGAAGCGTCATTAGCTCTAATAGCTACATTATTGTATATTCCGCCTCTTAAATCCTCAAATTTTATTGATACTATTTCCCCATTGTGCACTCCTAAACTTTTAGCATCTACAGGTGTCATGTGAATATGTCTTTGTGCAACTATTAGTCCTTCTTCAATTTGTACAGATCCTTTTGGTCCAACTATTGTAACACCAGATGTTCTGCTTAAATCTCCAGACAATTTTACATGTGGCACTGTTCCAAGCTTAATACAATCTCCAACTAATACCTCCACCTGAGTTTTACTTCTTGTAGGTCCTAAAACCCTAACTTTTTCAATTGCACCTTTAGGTCCACAAATTGTTAAAGTTTCATTACAAGCATATTGTCCTGGTTGAGATAAATCTTTAATTTTTGTAAGCTCATAACCCTTACCAAATAAAATTTCTAAATGCTCTTGTGAAAGATGTATATGTCTATTAGAAATTCCTACTGGAATCTCATTTGTATTTTTCTTACATGCGTCAATTAACTCTTTATCTTTAACAGCTTCTACTAGAAGTTTTAATAACTCTTCGTAATTCTCCATTAGTTAGCTCCCTTCATAGAGGCAACTATTTGGTTAACTAGGTTTAAAAGTTCTTCATTATTTATACCTTCAGTACTACATCCAGTACAAGTATTATCCTTTTCTGTAGAATTCTTAGATTTATTTAAAACATCTGCAGCTGCAGCAATTTGAGCTGGACTCATATTCATAAATTGATTTTGAACTGCATGGCAATTTTCAGCAGTTTTTATGCGGTTAAAAGTTGGATCATTAGATGCTAATGCTGCACAATCTTTTATACCATAAGCAACTCTTTTAATGTTTATAAGGTGCTTAGGAGTAACATTTTCAGATACTGAACTTCCGCCCCATGTACCACAACCTAAAGTAAATGAAGGGTTAAGACCTGTGCTTGCACCTGTTCCACCTTGTGCTCCCCCAGTATTAACAAGAATACGAGAAGCTGGCTTTCTAGCAAACTTCATAACCATATCATGATCTTCAGTATGTATGCTCATTGTGTGGCCAATTCCATTTTGAAGTAATTCAATACTTAATTCACATGCTTCATGACAATCTTTTACTGTATAGAATCCAAGAACTGTTGTAAGTTTTTCGAAAGATAGTGGATTGCCTTCTCCTACTCCATTTTGCTTTCCTATAAGAACTTTAACATCTGATGGAACTGTAAACCCTGCGGCATGTGCAATAACTTGAGGACTTCTTCCAACAAATTTAGCATTCATAGCATGTCCATTTTTAAATAACAGCTTACAAACTTTATCAGTTTCTTCTTCTGTCATGAAATATCCACCTTGCTTTTTGAATTCCTCTACAACTATATCGTAATTGCATTCTTCACAGATTATTGATTGTTCTGATGCGCAAATTGTACCGTAATCAAAAGTTTTACTTGCAATAATATTTCTAACAGCTTGCTCTACATTAGCAGTTCTTTCAATATATGCTGGTGAGTTTCCTGCACCAACACCAAGAGCTGGTTTTCCTGAGCTGTAAGCTGCTTTAACCATTCCTGGACCACCTGTAGCTATTATTATAGAAACTTCTTTGCTTTTCATTAACTCATTTGTAGCTGCAATTGTTGGCATAGTTATAGTGCTTATGATATTCTCTGGTGCACCAGCCTCAATAGCTGCATCCCTCATTAATTCAACTGCTTTAATTGTACATTTTGCAGCAGATGGATGTGGTGAGAAAACTATAGCATTACGAGATTTAATTGATATCATAGCTTTAAAAATTGCAGTAGATGTTGGATTTGTTGAAGGTACTATACCCATAACTAAACCAACTGGTTCAGCAAGTTCTATAAGTTTATTTTCCTTATCTTCATTAATTACCCCTATAGTTTTCATGTCCTTAACTGAATTATATAATATAGTAGATGCTAAATGATTTTTGTAAGTTTTATCTTCAACCTTACCAAATCCTGTTTCTTCAACTGCCATTTGTGCTAAACAAACAGCATTCTCTTCTGCAACCTTAACCATATTACGTAAAATTTTGTCAATTTGTTCTTCAGTGTAGTCAGCGATTTTATCGGCAGCTACTTTTCCAAGTCTAGCAAGATCTCTTGCTTGTTGTATTGAACATAAATCCTTATCAAAGTTTTCCATTATCCTTACTTCCTTTCACAAGCCTTAAAATAGCTAATTTTTATCGTAATATAATTTAAATTTTGTAATTAATAAATTTTTATCTGCCTTTGAAATTGTTCTACCTTTAATTACAAAATCTTCATACTCACGAGCTAAATTTCTAAGCTTAGCAACCTTTAACTCAGATAATACTAAAATGGTTTTTTCTATACCATTTTTGCTTACTAAATTATCTACATCTTCTTTGTGCAAGTTTTCTAAATCTAACTTATCTAATTTATCTAAGTCTTCATCTATTGAATCTTGATTTTCTTCAATCTTATTCTTAACTTCTTCTACAGTTTCAGCCTTTTGTATATCTCTTAGGTTTTCTTCAGTCTCTATATCTTCTGTATTTTCTATAGTTTCTACAGCTTCTAGACTCCCTATATTTTCTACATTATCTTCACACACTGCATTTTTATTAGATGATGAACCTTCTGGCGGATTTTTAGGTCCTATTATTCCTTTAAGCTCATCATGAGGACGCGGAATTATATGTTCTGAAACTAAAAATTCATCATCTAGCATTTTAACTGCTGCTACTCCAGCTTCTATAGAGGCTTTTACTGCACCTACATCACCTGTAACTAAAATTGTAACAAGGCCGCCTCCTACATAAGTTTTTTCAATAATACTTACATCTGCAGATTTTACCATAGCATCAGCTGCCTCAATAGATGCAAGTAATCCTTTTGTTTCTATTAAACCAAGCGCTTGCATAGCTTAATCCTCCTAATATTCTATAAAAGATCCGCCCAGTTTGCTGGATATGTTGTATAAAATACCCTTGCTTTGTCTGGTGAACCCCAAACCACTTTAGATCCTGATGGTACAAATAATACATCTCCAGCATGAGCTGTATATGTCTTTCCATTGATTTCTATTGTTAAAATTCC
The nucleotide sequence above comes from Hathewaya histolytica. Encoded proteins:
- the eutM gene encoding ethanolamine utilization microcompartment protein EutM, translated to MKYDALGMIETKGLVAAIEASDAMVKAANVYLIGKEQVGGGLVTVMVRGDVGAVKAATDAGAAAAQRVGELISVHVIPRPHSEVEVILPAAKETEK
- a CDS encoding phosphate propanoyltransferase, with the protein product MENYEELLKLLVEAVKDKELIDACKKNTNEIPVGISNRHIHLSQEHLEILFGKGYELTKIKDLSQPGQYACNETLTICGPKGAIEKVRVLGPTRSKTQVEVLVGDCIKLGTVPHVKLSGDLSRTSGVTIVGPKGSVQIEEGLIVAQRHIHMTPVDAKSLGVHNGEIVSIKFEDLRGGIYNNVAIRANDASKLECHLDIEEANAMGINPKSKITIVK
- a CDS encoding acetaldehyde dehydrogenase (acetylating): MENFDKDLCSIQQARDLARLGKVAADKIADYTEEQIDKILRNMVKVAEENAVCLAQMAVEETGFGKVEDKTYKNHLASTILYNSVKDMKTIGVINEDKENKLIELAEPVGLVMGIVPSTNPTSTAIFKAMISIKSRNAIVFSPHPSAAKCTIKAVELMRDAAIEAGAPENIISTITMPTIAATNELMKSKEVSIIIATGGPGMVKAAYSSGKPALGVGAGNSPAYIERTANVEQAVRNIIASKTFDYGTICASEQSIICEECNYDIVVEEFKKQGGYFMTEEETDKVCKLLFKNGHAMNAKFVGRSPQVIAHAAGFTVPSDVKVLIGKQNGVGEGNPLSFEKLTTVLGFYTVKDCHEACELSIELLQNGIGHTMSIHTEDHDMVMKFARKPASRILVNTGGAQGGTGASTGLNPSFTLGCGTWGGSSVSENVTPKHLINIKRVAYGIKDCAALASNDPTFNRIKTAENCHAVQNQFMNMSPAQIAAAADVLNKSKNSTEKDNTCTGCSTEGINNEELLNLVNQIVASMKGAN
- a CDS encoding BMC domain-containing protein, producing MQALGLIETKGLLASIEAADAMVKSADVSIIEKTYVGGGLVTILVTGDVGAVKASIEAGVAAVKMLDDEFLVSEHIIPRPHDELKGIIGPKNPPEGSSSNKNAVCEDNVENIGSLEAVETIENTEDIETEENLRDIQKAETVEEVKNKIEENQDSIDEDLDKLDKLDLENLHKEDVDNLVSKNGIEKTILVLSELKVAKLRNLAREYEDFVIKGRTISKADKNLLITKFKLYYDKN